GCTTCCTCCCCTCCTTTTCGGTGAGATTCAGCGCAACGCTTATCTCCGCACTCTGTAGAATGCGTATAATCCATGCAAAACCGCGTATATCTGCTAGGATCGGTAATAGGGGTTCCATCCATATCAACCGTTACACTTGCAATTCCTATTGCCGTAGCAAAATCATCTTGAAATTGCTGCAAAAACCTCAAATCAATAATATCGGTTAACTTCAAATCTTCCAAACTAATATGCTTTGTATGATTCATTACCATCATCGGCTCCTTTTTCAGTCGATTAATTACTATGAAAAACGGTTCTCCTGCGCTAACACGCCTCTTGTTTTCCAGGCTCAAAGTCCCATTCTGCCAAGACTCCAAGTCCCAAAACTCACCATTTTTACGGGGCAAGTGTTAATGTAACATTATTTTATTAAAATGTAAACATTCTCTACACACTATCATTATGAGTTTTTTTGAGTTTTTTTGTATCTTCCCAAAGAAGAGGTTCTAATTATAAAGGATGGCTACACCCCTCCTAAATTTAAGGGTTGTAGCCATTTTTTATAATTTTTATATATTGAGCATTCATTTTCACAGCTACGCCATTTGCCTACGAGCCAAGTTAGCAAACAAACATCGGCTTTGTCCTCGATCACCGCCAGCTCAGTCCCCAATATCGGACTTTAACGTTCCCGCCCTTAGAGCTTAATTTGCTTGCCATAGGTCTCTTTAATTAATAAAGTTGCCCCTAAGCCAAAAAGCAAAACAATTGCACACATTCCAAATGCATTTTGATACGCTTCCGCCGTATAGATTTTCACACCTAGCTCTACAGTTCCCTGCCAGAATTGATCCAGCACCCAGCCAAAAGCTGGTTGCAATAAAGCCGCTCCTAGAAAAGGCGCTGAATTTACTATGCCTGCGCTAATACCTGTCAAATGTGGTTGATTGACTTCTTTGGCACACACAACAGCTACAGATACACCGGATACTCCGATGCCAAAAGAGAAACAAAGTAGCGATAATAGCCATAAAGGTATTTGCGTTCCTCCTAGCGTCAAGCAGATCAAAGCTGCTAAAAACAAGATAGTCGTCACTACATACGGGCAACGCCGTCGCCCAAAACGATCTGAAAAATAGCCCACAAGAGGAGCTCCGACCATGTTCCCCAGAAACATGAGCAGCACTTGATTCGCTGCTTCCACACGAGACATATGCAAAACTTGCATAAAATACGGTACTGCCCATATCCCACTAATCGCCATGTATACGCCAAATACGGCAACTGATGCTAAAAAGGGTGTCCACGTATGCCGATTGCGCAATACGGTAACCAGCCCTACCATCAAGTTGTTTTTCGCTGGAGAAACAGGACTAACCATAGAGCCGCCAAATTCTTGTGTTGCAACTTCCGCCATTGAAGGAAGGCCCTCTTCCTTGGGGTGGTTGCGAATAACAACCCAGCACAAGCTTGCCATAAGTAATGAATATACGGCGACCAAAAAAAATGCAGACCGCCAGCCAGCCGATTCGACCAATACCGCCAAGGGTGTAGCCGACAATAACGAGCCTCCATTCCCCACAAGAGTCAGCAGGCCTAACATCGTCGCAAATTCCCTCATCCGAAACCACTCTGCTTGCAGCTTGACTACATTGACGTACACCACACTCACGCCTAGGCTTGCTAAAAAGCGACCTATATAAAGGCTGTTCAAACTTTCCGACCAGCCGATAATTGCTGCCCCAAACGCTGCGACTACGATAGATGTACTGATAACTAAACGTGGTCCGTAACGATCTGCTAGAATGCCAGATGGAATCTGCATCGCTGCATAGGTATAAAAATAAATGGAAGACAGTATGCCTAATTCAGAAGCTTGAGCAATAGAAAAATCGCGCATCAGGCTATCGGCAACAACCCCAGTCACCGTTCTATGAAAATACGCTGCTAAAAAGGTTACTGCTGCGCATAGCCAAATCCATTTTCGTTTTTTCTCTAACTGTTTTACCCGTTCTAACCAGTTATTATCTTTACTCACTATTTTCACCTTGCATTCTCCAATGATATTCTTGCCAACCTAGCTACTTCTACCTAAGTTTAGTAGAATGATATCGCTGGCTGCCTTTCACAATGGCGCTGTCCCAAAAGATGCGTTAAGAGGAACAACTTATGTTGATTATATCACCAGCGGAAAAGAAAAAGTGACGAAAGAAATGGATCGAATAGTAGTGATGAAACTAGAGATTGAGCACATTCTGGGAAAAAGCAGAAGTCCCCACTAAAAAAGATGCTATCCTCCGCATGATTCGCAAAGGATAGCATCTTTTAGTTAGTTATCTGGATACTGCTGTTACTTCAATTTCAACAAGAGCGTCTTTCGGAAGCCGCGCAACCTCTACACACACACGAGCTGGAAACTTTTCTGTAAAAAACTCTCCATACACTTCATTCATAGCAGCAAAGTCTTCCATGTCCTTTAGAAAAACTCCAGTACGAACAACATCGGAAAACGCTAGTTTGTCTGCCGCCAAAATTGCTTGCAAATTCTCCAGCGACTGTCTTGTCTGCTCCTTGACGCCGCCCTCGGGAAACGCTCCTGTTTCCGGGTTAATCGGCAATTGCCCTGAAATAAAAACAAATCCATTGGCTTTTACGGCTTGTGAATACGGGCCGATCGCGCCTGGCGCTTTTTTCGTATTGATAATTTCCTTCATAAAAAATTACACCTTCTCTTTTATAGTTGGTTGACTGCTTTTTCGATTCGTTCCAGCGCTTCTACCAATCTAGAGCGCGGGCAGGCAATATTCATCCGCATAAATCCAGCCCCGCCAGGCCCAAAGGTAGAACCTTCATTCATTGCAACCTTTGCTTTTTGCAGGAAGAATTGCTGCAATTCTTTTGGCTCCAAGTTTAACGCTTTGCAATTAAGCCACATTAGATACGTTGCCTGCGGATTTCCCATTTTAATTTTGGGTACTCTGGTCTCCAAAAATTCTTTCAGATACTTCCGATTGCCTTCCAGATACTCCAACAACTGATCCGCATAATAATCACAATCGTTATAGCTCACTTCGATGGGAAGCGTTCCAAAAATAGTACGTCCATACGCTTTAAGGCTTTCCAAGGGAGCATAAAACAAGTCATGATTGTTCCGGTTGGGAATGATGACTGCGCCCGTACGTACGCCTGCAATATTAAAGGTCTTACTTGGATTCACGCAAACAACGCAGTTATCCGCTGCTGCTTGAGACAGGCTGCCATACGGGATATGTTTATTCCCGCTATAGACGATATCAGAGTGAATTTCATCGGAAACAACAAATACATTGTACTTCAAGCAAAGCTCGGACATCTTCGTCAGCTCTTCTCTGGTAAAGCACTTGCCCGTCGGGTTGTGTGGGCTGCACAAAAGGAACATCGTAGTTTTCCTCTTTTTGAGCAGTTCTTCTAAATTTTCAAAATCCACATCATAGCTTCCATCTTCCCGCAGGATCAACGGATTGCCAAGAATATGCCTCCCATTATCCGGGATGATCGCATGAAAAGGATGATATGCAGGCATCTGAATAACAACATTATCACCCGGATTCGTGAAAGCATACATAGCATATACAATGGCCGGAATTACCGCAGGCGTATATTCTACCCATTCGGTTTGAACATCCCAGCCAAAGCGTTTCTTCTGCCAGTTTACGATAGATTTTTCAAAAGTATCCAGGTTAGTAGGATACCCGAAAATACCATGTTCGGCACGTTTTACCATCGCATCAATAACAGGCTGCGGGCATTTAAAATCTGTGTCAGCAATCCACATAGGAATTACATCATTGGCATAGGTATTCCATTTTTTACATTCGGTGCCTCTGCGTTCAATGAGTTCATCAAAATTATGCTGCATAAAATCATCTCCTTTTCGTCTACCGCTATATCAATTTTATACTTCGTTTTCTATAGCAATCCCTAGTTTCTTTCTCCAATACCGCGAATATACCGCGCCTAAGGGATTGTGCGCTAAAACCCGATCCTTGGCAACCAAGCACGTTACCGGCACGGTAGCAGCGCTATTAAACAAAGAGTCATGCCCCACACACAGGCCCACACTCACGCAAAATTCTACTTCGTTAGCGGCTAACTCCTTTGCTTGCATAACCGGGTTGCACATGGTCTCTCTAGCGCCTGCTTTAATTTGTTCTAAACCAAGGTTTTCTTTTGCAACTCCGCAGACTTTACAGCAAACCGAGTAGACTTCAAAGGATTTTGAAAAGAATTCTTCTATCACCTTGGCTTCCTTGTTTAAGCCGATGCAGAACGCCATGCCTATTTTTTTATACCCCATGATCTTGCAAAACTCTGCGGTCTCTTCTAAACGCGTCAAATTATTATAGAAGCGTCCTTCGGTACAGGCTGCCGCCTTCATGATTTCCAAGCGCTCGCCTGTATAGGCTTCTTTTACTTCCTCCACCGTACGTTTCGTACAATTCTGCCCTTCCAAATAGCATTTTTTGTGAGTACATTTTGCACATTTCACTTAAAATCGCTCCTTTACGCATGAATAAAAATAAATACTATATTTACAATGGCCGCTACAGCCATTGGTATAGCCGTCCGCTTGACGACCTGTACCGGAGATACGCCTGCAACACCGGCAATCGCTACAATCGCTGCGGTGATAGGAGATACTACGCGTCCAAAACTAGTCATAATCTGCATCGGCAAAACCAATGTAATTACATCAATATGCAAGGATGACGCAATCTTTGGAGCCAACGCTGCAAAAGAAAAGAATGCTGCATTGCCTGAACCCATTAAGAAAGCACACCCTGCAATGACAAGACAGAAGAAGATAATCAGCAGCTCGATTCCCAAGCCCAAGTTTTGAGCGCCGTTTGTCATAAAGTCGACCGCGCCAATTTTGGTCAAACCGGCTGCAAAAACTTCACCTGCTACGATTAAGCTTACTACCGTTGCAAAGCTTTGCCCCATGCCATCATATAAATTTTGCAAGCTTTTCAACACAGTACGATATTCTTTGGTCCGTATATACTCAAAAACCATACTGATAAAGGTACTCAAAAACATGGCCGTAACCACATCCATCTTCACTTTACTATGAAAAAGAGGGCTAAATCCGAGGATCAGCACCATTGGAATAATGGGCAATACCGCATAGATAAGAGGAGGACGATTTTCTTCTGCTCCAGACTCTTCCACAAACTCTTCTTGCCCGGAAAAGCCTTCCTTCTTATCCCACCACTTCTGTACAAAGAAATGCGTAACTCCCAAAATCAACGTCGTTGTAATAAAAATAGGCAACTGATAATCTACAAAGTAAACCGCAGGCTCCATTTTGCATACATTGGCAGCTAAAATCGCATTCCCTGAGCCAGGACCGACATCCATGTATTGCGCACAGCCAATGACCCCTAATGCCGATAGTTTGCTGACCCCTGCCCGGATAAGGATTGGATACAGCATCACCATCAGCAACAGCCCTAGACCAGCATGGCTTGGGATGAAGAGAACCAAAAACTGACTGATAAAGAAACTAAAGACCAAAAGAACATATGGCGATTTGATATATTTGATCGGCGTCGAGACCAATGCAAACAACGACTTGCTGGCGCCTATATATTCCATATATTTTGCAAAACCGGCAATCGACATAATCATAAGCCCTAAACCAGCTACCCGAGAACTCAGTAAAACGCTGATGGTATTAAACACGTCAAGAAAGGCAGACCCGGAAGATTGCTTGCCTTCTAACAACGGACCATGACCCAAAACACACGCGAAAACCAACAGCACCATTCCCGCAATCAACAAGACCGCTTGCGGATAAAACTTTTTCAAAATCATAAAGATAACCCATGCAACTACTAATAATGTAATTACAATTTCCATACCCTATCCCCCTACCTGCACTGCATTATTCTCAATTACGTAGCTTTACCACTCTGCTTCTTCTCACTGCCCACTAAGTGACTTGCTTCTTGAAGATGTTCCATCATCAACTCCCCTGCACGATCTGCATTCTGATTTCGAATTTCCGTTAACAGCTGTTTGTGAAATTCCAAGGCAACATGGCCATGACCCTGGATGCTCAAAGACTTTTTCCTGGAAAGCTTTAATATGCTAGAAAGGTTCTCATGCATTCTGTACAAAACGCGATTATGAGACGCTTTCGTAATAGCCAGATGAAAACGATAAGAAGAAATGGACGCATCGCGATTCAGCAGCAGATCCCGTTCCATATCTAATACCGCTTCCAGCATCTCCTCCAAATCTTCTTCCGTCCGTCTTACTGCTGCTAATTGCGCTGCTTTCACTTCTATAACGACCCGCGCTTCAAACAACTCCTGTAAAAGATCGTTTTCATCTTCTTGCACGGCAAAGGCAACATTGCCCAGCAAATCTTCGGCCTGCAGCTTCTGAATATACACGCCGTCGCCGCGAACACTTTTCAAAATCCCTAAAAACTCTAGCGTTTTCAATGCCTCGCGGACGGGAACCCGGCTCACTCCGTACATTTCCGCTAGCTCCCTTTCAGATGGCAGCTTTTCTCCGGGCTTCAGCTTGCCTTCCAGCACTAACGTACGAATATTTTCAACCACCTGATGGTATAGGCTATTTCCCTCATTGATTTTATTTAGGCTTTTGAACATGCTTGCCCCTCCTTTTGGTATACTGGTATACCAGCGCTTAAAATATAAAAAAACCCGAACATAAATTGCAATTTATCTCCAGGTCATCATCGACTGCACTATGAATTTGTAGAACTTTTCAAAAACTATGCTTTTATAATACGGTACATTAATTTGCATGTCAAGTACCTAAAAATGAAATTCTTTTTCTGATATTCCTTACCGTTTTTAATAAAAAGAACTCCAGCCAAATCTCCAAGGCCTGACTGGAATTCTTTTTCATACACTCGTTACTTATGCCGTCATTTCCCTGGTATCTTTGCCTCACAAGGTACTCCCGCTTGACATTTTGCACAGCCATATCGGGGACTATATTTTTCTTTTTCCATCCCGATATGAAGTCTGCACATTTGATTATCTTTTCCGTTTTTATCGATCGCTTGAGGCGGACATCTTCTAGCGCACGCCATACACTTTGAGCAATACTCGTAAATATCGCTATACTCCCGTTGTGTCGGCTCTAACGAAAAATCAACGATCACACTGCCGAATCGCCCCGCCGAGCCTCGTTTAGTAATGAGAGCTCGACTAAGGCTAAACGTGCCAAGCCCTGCGATAAAAGCGACATGCCGCTCCGACCAATTACTACGCAGGTCCACCACTTCATACCGTTGGTCTTGAATCGGAGCAATGGCCCTGCCTCCGTTTTTTTCAACCATATCCACAATAAATGAACGCAGAGCCTCGTTAAGTATTTCTCCTTCCCAACGTCCATAAAGCCATTCCGTCGCGGTAACTTCAGCAATTCGATTCGCACTGCGAATTCGCTCTGTATACGGAAGAAAGTAAGAAATGACCGATTTAGCTTCTGGCATCCATTCATCCGGAGACTTATGCTGTGGTCCGACGGAAACAGGATTTTTAAGAGCAACCCACAATGGATCGGCTGCGCTGGCAACACCAATCAACGGCGTCTCCCAGATTTTCATTCTGGAAAAAGACGTTGGCGTTGTTGAAATCGTTTCCAGTTTTCCGACGAAGTTTTTAGGATTTGTTAAAACAAACTCATCGATTTGATTCTGTATATCTCGTAAAATCATGGTTTCACTCTTTCTCTTTTCAATCTACCTACCTCGATTTTTTATCTATATTGTCGCTGATTACTAAGGAACCAATGGTATAATTCTTCATTCTTATACACTCCGGCAATGAGATGTCCCTCATTAGGCAAAATCGTAAAACGAGGTGTTCCTCCCTGCTTACGCAATGCGTCAACCATTGCTTCGTCCTTTTTCAATGGCGCTATCGTATCTTTTTCCCCATGAAACGCCCATATTGGCATAGAAATCATTTGCTTATTCCAATTAGTAGGGATTGCTGGAGTGGCAGCTGCCAGAGGGGCTATCGCTGCAAAATACTCCGGATGCTTGGAAGCCAAATACCATGTACCTCTGCCTCCAAGACTCGTTCCGGTTAAGTACACTCGATCCGGGTCGATACGATATTTTTTCAAAACATCATCAAGCAGCGCAGCCAAATTATCCAGCTTATCTGCCCAATCTTCATTGGCGGGACATTGAGGAGCCAAAACCACAAACGGGAAATCGTTTCTTTGTTCTGCAACCCAGGTTGGCCCATATTCTTTTACTAGCTCTAAATTATCTCCACGAAGCGAGCTGCCATGTAAAAATAAAATCAGTGGCCAGTTGGTTGTTGTTTGGGTGTATCGCGCGGGGAATATAAGCAGATACTGCATCTTCTGATTATTGCATGTAAAAACGCCTTTTCTTTCTACAAACCGCTCTGACGGTTCAATCATTTCAAAGGCACTGGTTGAATGTGTCGGCACGGTCTCTCCCTGGGTAATCCTTTGTTCGTCTCCCTGAAAAAGATTAAAGATAAAATAGCTTGCTATTAAACTGACTAGAAAAACAATGACACCTATACTTTTCTTCAAAGTAATATCGCCTTCCCTATAGCAACTGAATACAACTACTTACACTTGTCTGGACGTTGTTTTTCCCCTTAGAAAGTTCCATTCAACTTAGTAAGGCTCTCATCGAAAAATTGGAGCAATATCTTTTGCGCCACTGAAATTTTCCACGAGTTGCCGCCGGGACTTTGACTTTTAGCACGATCTTCCGCCTGGATTCTTATATCGAGATAGTTGTAGTACGTCGGAGCGGTTGCTTTTATGGAATCTTGAAGGCGTTTTCCTGCAAGCCCATCAACAAGCATCGCATTAAGCTCTGCATTTTTCGCATCTTTATTCGCACTCATGCTATTTAGAAACAGAATGGAGGATAACGCCATATTTATCGAATTTTTATAGGTAGTCACCGCAAAAAGAGCATCCTTAGCATAGTTGCTGTCATCGCCTGCCGGATACGTATCAAGAAGCACTTGCAGCGAAGCGGACTGACTGGTTAACGCACTGTTTAAGGCCTTGCCGTCCCAACCTTTTGTCAGTTGACGCTGAATATCCCTCGACTGGTTATACCATCTTAGGAAGTCGGATCTGCGCCCAGCTATGCCAACCCACTTGCTCAGATCGCCTGTACCATATTTTACAGCCGCCTTGCTTTCCGCCTGAAGCTGTTCCATTACACTCAGGCCGGGGTTGCTCTTAGCTCCGGTAATTTTCCATTCGTTTGAAGAAACATAGCTGAAATCGATAAATGTACGGCTATGATTGATGGTCTTACCCAACGTATTGGGAAGTTTCACTTCGCAGGAATATAAAATACTGGCGCTTATTGCATCCGAAGTGGATGTGAGAATCTCAACATCATGCAAAGTATAGTTTTGAGCTGCAAAAAGGCCGTTCCCTATATCTTGATCCGAAGCATTTTGTAAGGTCAAATTAATCTTTCTCACTTTACCGGCATCCCTATCATTGCAGGCTTCGAAGAAAGAAACCAAAGTAAGAATAGCCTGTCGTTCTGCTCCTATAACGCTACTTCCGTCTGTAGCGGGAATGCTCGCAGGCAGGTTGCTGCTAGCTGCGTTTACGCTACTGGCAAAACAACCAACGATTGATAAACTCACTACTATACTACATAACAATGAACGAACTATCTTGTGCATTGACTTGCTCCTCTCTTATTGCACAGGTACATATTCCAATGCAAATAAAAAAATCCTGCAACCTTCTCAAAACTTTGCAGGATTTTGTGTTCTTTCATAAGACAAAAACAGTTCTTTTGTTTATCTGTACCTCGAGGCTATTCCGATACGTTTCTCCGTATCACATATAACAATGTAAAGAGCATCTGTCTAAAACCGCGCTCATTGCACTTAATGACATCATTAGTTCCACAAACCAACTCTTCAATTATCAAACTTTGTTTTGTCTACTTCCAATTTTTCTAAAAGCATCATTATTAATTTGTCCTGGTGAACAAGATGAGCCATTATTACCTTTATTTCTTCCTCCGCCTTGCGATTAATCTGATAATCGATATCCGCAGCGATTCTATCTTTTTCAATACTTCGGTTTTGACTCATCATAACTACCGGTCCAGTATAAGCAGCCTGAAAACTAAGCACAAGGTTAAGAAGTATAAAAGGATATGGATCCCAAGCTTTAAAAAAGGTTTCATCAACAGAAAGATTATACGCTAAAAAAATATTGAAACCGATCCAAACGCCAATAGTGATGCTCTGGTAAATTATAAAAGGCCAACTCCCAACGACTCTAGCAATCCAGTCGGCTACACGCTGACCTATAGTTAACTTTTCACGAAATTCAAGATTAACGTTTTTAATCACATGCCCACTATGGTCATACTTTTCGATCGGCCCTTTTAGATCAGACATATTACTCTTGCCTCCCCTCACACACTTTGATTTTTTTCTTTAAGCTTATTTACAAATTCTTCGCCTGTAATGGTTTCTTTTTCCAGTAAATATCTAGCCAACTCATGCAATTTATCAACATTCTCATTTAAAATACTAGTTGCTTTATCATGTGCCTGCTTAATAATCTCCAGCACCTCTATATCAACCTTCGATGCCGTTTCACTTGAACAGGTCAGCAAAGAGTCACCGCCAAGATATTGGTTTTCAATGCTTTCCAAGGCCATCATATCGAAATTCTTGCTCATACCGAGCCGAGTTACCATGGCCCTGGCAATGCTTGTCGCCTGTTTGATATCGTTAGCAGCGCCGGAAGTAAAGGTCCCAAACGCAAGTTCCTCTGCGGCCCGCCCGCCGGTACAAGTGGTGATCTTATTGAATGCCTCTTCTTTGCTAATTAAAACATGTTCTCCTTCTTCTATCTGCATAGTATAGCCGAGAGTACCGGAAGTTCGCGGAATTATGGTAATTTTATGCACCTGCGCTGATTCAGACTGTTTTGCTGCAACCAATGCGTGTCCAATTTCATGGTAGGCAATAATCTCTTTTTCTTTGGGTGGAATGACTGCGCTTCGTCGCTGATATCCTGCAATAATAACTTCCACACTTTCTTCCAAATCATTCTGACTAACAAACTTCCGCCCATATTTTACCGCACGCAGAGCACTTTCATTGATAATATTGGCAAGTTCCGCACCGGAAGCGCCAGAAGTAGCTCTTGCAACTTCATTAAAATTAATATCCGGCTCCATCTTAACTTTTCGGGCATGAACCAGCAGAATCGCTTCCCGACCAGCAAGATCCGGTAACTCTACAGGAATGCGACGATCAAATCGACCGGGTCTTAGAAGCGCCTTATCCAAAATTTCCGGTCGATTGGTGGCCGCAAGAATTACAACGCCCTTTTTGCCGTCAAACCCATCCATCTCTGTAAGCAATTGATCAAGCGTCTGTTCACGCTCATCATTACTGTTAAAGCCCCGGTTGTCACGTCTTTTGCCGATAGTATCAATCTCGTCGATAAATATAATACAAGGGGCTTTTTCATTGGCCTGTTTAAACATGTCACGCACCTTAGCCGCCCCCATGCCAACAAACATTTCCACAAATTCCGAACCGGAAATAGAGAAAAAAGGAACGTTAGCCTCACCAGCAACAGCCTGTGCCAATAGCGTTTTCCCTGTACCAGGCGGTCCGACAAGCAAGGCGCCTTTAGGAAGGCTCGCGCCAATTTCAGCATATTTCCCCGGATTATGCAAAAAATCAATAATCTCTACAAGAGCTTCTTTCGCCTCGTCTTGCCCTGCTACATCGGCAAAACTCTTGCCGGTCTCTGATTGAGCATAAATTTTCGCATTGCTCTTACCAAAGGTCATGGCATTAATTCCACCGCCCATCCGTTTTTGCAATTGCCTTGCTACGAATTGACCAACTACAATAAAAATGATCAGCGGCAAAATCCACGTGAAAATCAAAGTAACTAAAGGAGATTTCTCCTTGGGAATATCCTGAGAAAAAACCACCCCTGCATTATAAAGCCGATTAACCAATTCTGGATCGGCTATGCGTCCAGTAACATAAGATACCTCTTTGCCAGCTCCGTCTTTAGCCACAAAATTAATTTGGTTATCCTGAATTTCCACTAACGTGACCACACCGCTTTTTATTTGCGTTAGAAAAGCGCCATAATCCACCAACGTGACCTGCGGCCTAAAAAACACAGGGAAAATCAAAAGATTCAGCACTAACATTATCAGCAAAGTAACTGCATAATAATAGAACACTGTCTTTTTCGGCGCTTTTTTCTCTTCCATAAAAACAGCTCCCTCTACATAGCTATTGTAGTTGCTTCCCCTTCACTCAAGGTCCTTGTTTTACCCTTATTTTTTATGTCTCCTTTTCTCTATATTGAAGCATAAACTCCTACGCATCTCCTCAAAAGAAATGATAACAACCGGGCAAAGAGCTATATAAATAAAATCAGACAGCGCCAACGGATGCGTCATAAAAACAGCCGCCAAAAAGGGCACATAAAGCAATGCAATGGTGATGATTAGCTCCGATACAATGCCGACTTGAATAAGAACGTTGCTTTTCAATGAAAACTCCCAAAATGGTAATTTTTCCGAACGACAAACAAATATATTACCTATTTGGCAAGCAATTATGGCGACCATCGCCATAGTCGTAGCTTGCCAGTAGATATCCCGCACAAAAGGCTCTGCGTTGTCGGCAAAAATTTGCGGCGCAATCTGCTGGATGTCAGCCACTGAATATCCGTAATTAGACCAAATCAGAAAAAATCCGCCCATTGACATCACTGCCTCCATCATGCCCAAAAAGCCATAAGATCGAAGCAATAAAGATTGATCAAGCAAATTCCCGGAA
This genomic window from uncultured Anaeromusa sp. contains:
- the ftsH gene encoding ATP-dependent zinc metalloprotease FtsH, with translation MEEKKAPKKTVFYYYAVTLLIMLVLNLLIFPVFFRPQVTLVDYGAFLTQIKSGVVTLVEIQDNQINFVAKDGAGKEVSYVTGRIADPELVNRLYNAGVVFSQDIPKEKSPLVTLIFTWILPLIIFIVVGQFVARQLQKRMGGGINAMTFGKSNAKIYAQSETGKSFADVAGQDEAKEALVEIIDFLHNPGKYAEIGASLPKGALLVGPPGTGKTLLAQAVAGEANVPFFSISGSEFVEMFVGMGAAKVRDMFKQANEKAPCIIFIDEIDTIGKRRDNRGFNSNDEREQTLDQLLTEMDGFDGKKGVVILAATNRPEILDKALLRPGRFDRRIPVELPDLAGREAILLVHARKVKMEPDINFNEVARATSGASGAELANIINESALRAVKYGRKFVSQNDLEESVEVIIAGYQRRSAVIPPKEKEIIAYHEIGHALVAAKQSESAQVHKITIIPRTSGTLGYTMQIEEGEHVLISKEEAFNKITTCTGGRAAEELAFGTFTSGAANDIKQATSIARAMVTRLGMSKNFDMMALESIENQYLGGDSLLTCSSETASKVDIEVLEIIKQAHDKATSILNENVDKLHELARYLLEKETITGEEFVNKLKEKNQSV